From a region of the Halolamina sp. CBA1230 genome:
- a CDS encoding alanine--tRNA ligase-related protein: METLAPDNPETLSFDTEVAAVDGREVLLHETYFYPEGGGQPADRGVIDDIDVVDVQKSPAGVAHTLAEEPEFETGETVHCVVDAAFRTYCKRAHTASHVLFGAGRRVLDDVGYAGFDIGEETVRVDFTADTEITDERMVEMERLANRAVWDSLPVSWEYEDPETARQREEVAFNTKTEEGAMAESDEVRIVTVEGWDVAACGGTHVANTQEIGPIHVIDRSNPGEGATRVEFAVGPKAIDAAAELHEAAREASRALDVAVPAIPGAVGRLTSERDELRAEVADLKSELLGHRLDDLDPVERDDGRWLIGTIEDAAPNDLDGELEGYVDEEIDGVAVAGTSGETFVVVATDGDADANAIVQDVTDEFGGGGGGSPTFAQGGGIPVSPLEVVGYLRNGD; this comes from the coding sequence ATGGAGACGCTCGCACCGGACAACCCGGAGACGCTATCCTTCGACACCGAGGTCGCGGCCGTCGACGGCCGCGAGGTCCTGCTCCACGAGACGTACTTCTACCCCGAGGGCGGCGGCCAGCCCGCCGACCGCGGCGTGATCGACGATATCGACGTCGTGGACGTCCAGAAATCGCCCGCAGGCGTCGCCCATACGCTGGCCGAGGAGCCCGAGTTCGAGACGGGCGAGACGGTCCACTGCGTCGTCGACGCCGCCTTTCGCACGTACTGCAAGCGCGCCCACACCGCCAGCCACGTGCTGTTCGGCGCCGGCCGGCGCGTGCTCGACGACGTGGGGTACGCCGGCTTCGACATCGGCGAGGAGACCGTCCGCGTCGACTTCACCGCCGACACGGAGATCACCGACGAACGCATGGTCGAGATGGAGCGCCTCGCCAACCGCGCGGTGTGGGACTCCCTGCCCGTCTCGTGGGAGTACGAGGATCCCGAGACCGCCCGCCAGCGCGAGGAGGTGGCGTTCAACACGAAGACCGAGGAGGGCGCGATGGCCGAGTCCGACGAGGTGCGCATCGTCACCGTCGAGGGCTGGGACGTGGCGGCCTGTGGCGGCACGCACGTCGCCAACACCCAGGAGATCGGGCCGATCCACGTCATCGATCGCTCGAACCCCGGCGAGGGGGCGACCCGCGTCGAGTTCGCCGTCGGGCCGAAAGCCATCGACGCCGCCGCGGAACTCCACGAGGCCGCCCGCGAAGCCTCGCGAGCGCTGGACGTGGCGGTGCCCGCGATCCCCGGTGCAGTCGGTCGACTCACGAGCGAGCGCGACGAGCTCCGGGCGGAGGTCGCCGATCTGAAGTCCGAACTGCTCGGCCACCGGCTCGACGACCTCGACCCCGTGGAGCGCGACGACGGGCGCTGGCTGATCGGCACCATCGAGGACGCGGCGCCGAACGACCTCGATGGCGAACTGGAGGGGTACGTCGACGAGGAGATCGACGGGGTCGCGGTCGCGGGCACCTCCGGCGAGACGTTCGTCGTCGTCGCGACAGACGGCGACGCCGACGCCAACGCGATCGTCCAGGACGTCACCGACGAGTTCGGCGGCGGTGGCGGCGGCAGTCCGACGTTCGCCCAGGGTGGCGGCATCCCGGTGTCGCCCTTGGAGGTCGTGGGCTACCTGCGGAACGGCGACTGA
- a CDS encoding DNA polymerase sliding clamp — translation MPEAVSPTVSLPQDPAVDATIDAGRLDDTLAVLGALVDECRLELADAGLRVRAVDPASVAAVALDLPADAFEAYTAGGETVGVDVDRLADVVGLADPGDTVRLVLDTERRQLHVLVGELAYTLGLIDPEAIREPLDPAEMNYDCPAELTIAGRDVSRIVDAADMVSSHLTLGVEGETFYAEAAGDTDDVALAFGRDDLAALSPADVESLFSLDYLREMVRPIPAESEVAMELGTEQPVTLSFPVADGAGEATFLLSPRRSVA, via the coding sequence ATGCCCGAAGCCGTCTCCCCCACCGTCTCGTTGCCTCAGGATCCGGCCGTCGACGCGACGATCGACGCCGGGCGACTGGACGACACCCTCGCGGTGCTCGGCGCGCTGGTCGACGAGTGTCGGCTCGAACTCGCCGACGCCGGCCTGCGTGTGCGCGCGGTCGACCCCGCGAGCGTCGCTGCCGTCGCGCTCGACCTGCCCGCCGACGCGTTCGAGGCGTACACGGCCGGCGGCGAGACGGTCGGCGTCGACGTCGACCGACTCGCCGACGTGGTGGGCCTGGCCGACCCGGGCGACACGGTGCGTCTCGTGCTGGACACCGAACGCCGCCAACTCCACGTCCTCGTGGGCGAACTCGCCTACACGCTCGGCCTGATCGACCCCGAGGCGATCCGCGAGCCGCTGGACCCCGCGGAGATGAACTACGACTGCCCGGCCGAGCTGACGATCGCGGGGCGGGACGTGTCGCGGATCGTCGACGCCGCCGACATGGTGTCGAGCCATCTCACGCTGGGCGTCGAGGGGGAGACGTTCTACGCCGAGGCCGCCGGCGACACCGACGACGTGGCGCTCGCGTTCGGCCGCGACGACCTCGCGGCGCTGTCGCCGGCCGACGTCGAGTCGCTGTTCAGCCTCGACTACCTCCGGGAGATGGTCCGTCCGATCCCGGCCGAGAGTGAGGTCGCGATGGAGCTGGGGACCGAACAGCCGGTGACGCTCTCCTTCCCGGTCGCCGACGGCGCGGGGGAAGCGACGTTCCTGCTCTCCCCCCGCCGTTCGGTGGCGTGA
- a CDS encoding acyl-CoA dehydrogenase family protein, which translates to MHVQTDSALTDEQRAFRDAVEEFALEELRPEAQQLDADETFPEDAWDDLAELDLTGLTVPAEYGGFDADKTTYAVVNEAVAYGHLAVATALSVHCLATSCIAEFGSDDVKEEWLPEMVDGRPVGAFCLSEPGAGSNPAEMTTTAEKTDDGYRISGEKQWITNGQRAGVYIVFAKTDPEDEGSITQFLVPADYDGVEVGKKEHKLGLRASDTTGMTFDGVEIPEKYRLTPEGKGLSAAFKILTGGRLGIASQAVGVAQAALDEAIAYAGEREQFGKPIGDIGAIRQKVADMATQVEASRLLCREAARQADAGEDSRVIASMAKYFASEAAVDVTNEAVQIHGGYGYMSEFDVERFYRDAKITTIYEGTSEIQKTIIARALLD; encoded by the coding sequence ATGCACGTCCAGACCGACTCCGCGCTGACCGACGAGCAGCGCGCGTTCCGGGACGCCGTCGAGGAGTTCGCGCTCGAGGAGCTCCGCCCCGAGGCCCAGCAGCTCGACGCCGACGAGACGTTCCCCGAGGACGCGTGGGACGACCTGGCCGAACTCGACCTCACCGGGCTCACCGTGCCCGCGGAGTACGGCGGTTTCGACGCCGACAAGACCACCTACGCGGTCGTGAACGAGGCGGTCGCCTACGGCCACCTCGCGGTCGCGACCGCGCTCTCGGTCCACTGCCTCGCGACCTCCTGTATCGCGGAGTTCGGCAGCGACGACGTCAAAGAGGAGTGGCTGCCGGAGATGGTCGACGGCCGCCCGGTCGGCGCGTTCTGTCTCTCCGAACCCGGCGCGGGCTCGAACCCCGCCGAGATGACCACCACCGCCGAGAAGACCGACGACGGCTACCGCATCTCCGGCGAGAAGCAGTGGATCACCAACGGCCAGCGCGCCGGCGTGTACATCGTGTTCGCCAAGACCGACCCCGAGGACGAGGGGTCGATCACGCAGTTCCTCGTCCCCGCCGACTACGACGGCGTCGAGGTCGGGAAGAAGGAGCACAAACTCGGCCTCCGAGCCAGCGACACGACGGGGATGACGTTCGACGGCGTCGAGATCCCGGAGAAGTACCGGCTCACGCCGGAGGGGAAAGGGCTCTCCGCGGCGTTCAAGATCCTCACCGGCGGCCGACTCGGCATCGCCTCGCAGGCCGTCGGCGTCGCCCAGGCCGCGCTGGACGAGGCGATCGCCTACGCGGGCGAGCGCGAGCAGTTCGGCAAGCCCATCGGCGACATCGGTGCGATCCGGCAGAAGGTCGCCGACATGGCCACGCAGGTCGAGGCGTCGCGGCTGCTCTGTCGGGAGGCCGCCCGGCAGGCCGACGCCGGGGAGGACTCCCGCGTGATCGCGTCGATGGCGAAGTACTTCGCGAGCGAGGCCGCGGTCGACGTGACCAACGAGGCGGTCCAGATCCACGGCGGCTACGGCTACATGAGCGAGTTCGACGTCGAACGGTTCTACCGCGACGCGAAGATCACCACGATCTACGAGGGGACCAGCGAGATCCAGAAGACGATCATCGCGCGGGCGCTGCTCGATTAG